A single region of the Shinella sp. PSBB067 genome encodes:
- a CDS encoding response regulator transcription factor, with protein sequence MLATEYGRPDPARSRREDHALQRIVIVAEPDFLVECLAEVLKRHFPDHEVVVEDQAGEALRQHPRIRLILFHRMDAADIARMLRDLDVHAPSAASGVLIEDSRALDPILTLLAGDRHIDGILPLDVRLDVFLAGVDLLVKGGEHFPSALLRRLKSAGAPSGPAGVRRLLTQYADFAQPGGRESHLTTREVEILDLLCRGTQNKIIAHRLSLSENTVKAHVRNIYKKLRVKNRTEAALVHFDKPHSAAGSARHPR encoded by the coding sequence ATGCTTGCGACCGAATACGGCAGGCCCGACCCTGCACGTTCCCGCCGTGAAGACCATGCGCTGCAACGGATCGTGATCGTCGCCGAGCCGGATTTCCTGGTGGAGTGCCTCGCGGAGGTGCTGAAGCGGCATTTCCCCGATCACGAGGTGGTCGTGGAGGACCAGGCGGGCGAGGCGCTGCGGCAGCATCCGCGCATTCGCCTCATCCTCTTCCACCGCATGGACGCGGCGGACATCGCCCGGATGCTGCGGGACCTCGATGTTCACGCCCCGTCGGCGGCATCCGGCGTCCTGATCGAGGATTCGCGCGCGCTCGACCCGATCCTCACGCTCCTTGCCGGAGACCGGCATATTGACGGCATCCTGCCGCTCGATGTGCGGCTGGACGTGTTTCTCGCCGGCGTCGACCTGCTCGTGAAGGGCGGGGAGCACTTCCCCTCGGCGCTGCTGCGGCGGTTGAAGTCCGCCGGCGCGCCCTCCGGCCCGGCCGGCGTGAGGCGCCTTCTCACGCAATATGCCGATTTCGCACAGCCGGGCGGGCGCGAATCCCACCTGACGACGCGGGAGGTCGAAATCCTCGACCTGCTTTGCCGGGGCACGCAGAACAAGATCATCGCGCACCGCCTGAGCCTCTCGGAAAACACCGTCAAGGCGCATGTCCGCAACATCTACAAGAAGCTGCGCGTGAAGAACAGGACGGAGGCCGCCCTGGTCCATTTCGACAAGCCCCATTCCGCTGCCGGGTCGGCAAGGCACCCCCGCTGA
- a CDS encoding fibrinogen-binding protein, whose product MNYDPRGDETNIGALAEGFANSAISSTEVSDDSTGYVGVANGNNRDNVDSSINVDVDAAIDVDANNGNNRENTYTWDYDSNSVTNNTTNSMSLADTDTNVQTVSDSYNSSSSEWNYDGRSYTDDHTTNLSYTNVDTDISNTTNTETTTLNTAISDSFNTVSTDTDFSVISGVSDFDNLGVAGRDLTFNIGDDYSFALNIDGILKESLGGADSDGIFSAVQANHLVDQDIAYNVTMNNQEAQNDLRADAGSAYGDPGLKGWDLGAGDDVSGSSVADASAILANSGYHLQLVQGANLLTNHIESSFVGGDHYVTNVGEDSSGSGS is encoded by the coding sequence ATGAATTACGATCCGAGAGGCGATGAAACCAATATCGGCGCGCTCGCCGAGGGGTTCGCCAACAGTGCGATCAGTTCCACGGAAGTCAGTGACGATTCGACCGGTTACGTCGGCGTCGCCAACGGCAACAACCGCGACAACGTGGACAGCAGCATCAACGTCGACGTCGATGCCGCCATCGACGTGGATGCCAACAACGGCAACAACCGCGAGAATACCTATACCTGGGACTACGACAGCAACAGCGTCACCAACAACACCACCAACTCGATGTCCCTGGCCGACACCGACACCAACGTGCAGACCGTGTCGGACAGCTACAACTCGTCTTCGTCCGAATGGAACTATGACGGCAGGTCCTACACGGACGACCATACGACGAACCTGAGCTACACGAATGTCGATACCGACATCAGCAACACCACGAACACCGAAACCACGACGCTGAACACGGCCATCAGCGACAGCTTCAACACGGTGTCGACGGACACCGACTTCTCCGTGATCAGCGGCGTTTCGGACTTCGACAATCTCGGCGTGGCCGGCCGCGACCTGACGTTCAACATCGGCGACGACTACTCGTTCGCGCTCAACATCGACGGGATCCTCAAGGAGTCCCTCGGCGGCGCCGACAGCGACGGCATCTTCAGTGCGGTCCAGGCCAACCACCTGGTCGACCAGGACATCGCCTACAACGTCACCATGAACAACCAGGAGGCCCAAAACGACCTGCGGGCCGACGCCGGAAGCGCCTATGGCGACCCGGGCCTCAAGGGCTGGGATCTGGGTGCCGGCGACGACGTCTCCGGGTCGAGCGTGGCCGACGCATCGGCAATCCTCGCCAATTCCGGCTACCACCTCCAGCTCGTCCAGGGTGCCAACCTGCTCACCAACCACATCGAAAGCAGCTTCGTCGGTGGCGACCATTACGTCACCAATGTCGGCGAAGACTCGTCCGGTTCCGGCTCCTGA
- a CDS encoding response regulator transcription factor, whose protein sequence is MARPAFLVECLAEVLRRRFHGHDVVVDDEPDVLREQKSRIRLVLHYHSDTAEIARRMDDAGARSPSTAIGVLIDDPGGFDPILEAMAEEQRIDGILPLNIQLDVFLAGVELMIRGGEHFPSALLRRLKPGNGVAGIAGGTRGMAAISDPDDRPAAAGTQEARLTTREVEILDLLYKGTQNKLIAHRLKLSENTVKAHIRNIYRKLRVTNRTEAARRYFDEARDGGRRTTGAG, encoded by the coding sequence GTGGCTCGACCGGCTTTCCTGGTCGAGTGCCTGGCGGAAGTGCTGCGTCGCCGTTTTCACGGGCACGACGTCGTCGTCGACGACGAACCGGACGTGCTGCGCGAGCAGAAATCGCGCATCCGCCTCGTCCTCCACTATCACAGCGATACGGCGGAGATCGCCCGGCGCATGGACGATGCCGGCGCGCGCAGCCCGTCGACCGCCATCGGCGTCCTGATCGACGATCCGGGCGGCTTCGACCCGATCCTGGAAGCGATGGCCGAGGAACAGCGCATCGACGGCATATTGCCGCTCAACATTCAGCTCGACGTGTTCCTGGCCGGCGTGGAACTGATGATCAGGGGAGGCGAGCACTTCCCCTCCGCGCTGCTGCGGCGGCTGAAGCCCGGCAACGGCGTGGCCGGGATCGCCGGCGGCACGCGCGGGATGGCGGCAATCTCCGATCCTGACGATCGTCCCGCCGCTGCCGGCACGCAAGAAGCCCGCCTGACGACGCGGGAGGTCGAGATCCTCGATCTCCTGTACAAGGGCACCCAGAACAAGCTCATCGCCCACCGCCTCAAGCTGTCGGAAAACACGGTGAAGGCCCATATCCGCAACATCTACAGGAAACTGCGCGTCACCAACCGGACGGAGGCGGCCAGGCGGTATTTCGACGAGGCCCGCGACGGCGGGCGCAGGACGACGGGCGCCGGCTGA